The window CACTCAATTGTGGTGGGGACAATTGCCGTTTTATCTACCCGCATTTTTAAACTGTCGTAGGCGATAGAATTTGACTTGGCCTTGAGCTCAAGGAGGTATTCGTCCCCCTCTTCCACAACACTTACGGCCTCATATTCAGCACTGTAGTCCAGGCGCAAGATGTCAGAGTTGTTGAAAACACCACCGACCACCGACTGCAGGCTGGTGATTCTTATCGGCTTGCCAACATTAGGAATATAGAGCCACATATTGTCATCAAGTCGTAAGGTTGAACGCCCCTTTTCACTGGCTGGCGACAGAAAAAGAGCAACCATTTTATTCTGTCCCTTTTTCACCGAATAGAGCACAAACTCCTTTTGGCTGCCGTCCGGTTCAATATTTATGAGTTTCCTATACATCTCGTATGATTCCGGCTGCAGATTTTTATCAACCTGTTGCAGGATTGCCTTGCCATCCAAGGCCATTGCCTGTGCCGCGCACAAACTAACAATGAGAAAAGTCAATATTCCAGTGCGAGGTTTTCTAAATTGAACAAATATTTTTAACATGATGATTTCCTTGTAATTGAGTTATTACACATGCCGCAGGGCAGTAATTGGGTCCATTTTTGCAGCTTTATAGGCTGGCTGCAAACTGGCGAGAACGGCTATGCCAATAACCACAAGTACCACGCTTATCACATCACTTGGAGCAATGGTTGGTGAGAGCAGTAATCCTGTCTGTCTGCCAAAATCAAAGCTGATCTGAGAAACATTCATAATGGAGATAGCCGCTAGACTTATCAATGTACCAACGCCTGTCCCTAAAACTCCGAGAAGAAAACCTTCAGTGACAAAAAGACCGAGAATCTTGGCGGGCTGGGTGCCGATAGCAGATATGGTACCGATCTCATTGATTCGTTCATACACTGCCATGATCATGACATTCATGATGCTGACTAAAACAATGGCCACCAGCATGATTTTGATAAACAGGGTCATAAGATCAATCATCTTGGCAATATTGAAAAATGGTGAGAGCTTTTCCCAGGTGTGGATCTCAAAAACTGGTTTATCCTGTATGTTCAAGATGGGCTCAAATTGTGCTTTAAGGCGGGAAAAAACTTTTGGCAGCTGGGCTATATCCTTGAGGCGGATAGCAATCTCACTGACCTCCGCGCCCTCAATTCGAAGCAAGGCCTTGGCATCATCTATATGGATCATGCCGTCACGGCCACCGGGGCCAGAAATTCCTTCTAAAATGCCGCTAACCACAAAGTTTTGACCATTTACCGAGCCATCCCTGTTGTTGGCCACTAAGACTATGCCATCGCCAACTTTAACCTTCAAGCCATTGGCAATCAGTTCAGGCACCAGAATTTCACCTGGTTTAATGAGGCCATCTTTTTGACCATCAATAATTCGTTCAGTTAATAAGGGCGCGGCTTTCATCTCTTCTGATGGCAAAACGGCATTTAGCCTAATGTTGGTTGTCTCGGTGAAATTGCTGAACATAGCCCCAAGCTTTATGCGCATGGAATAGGCCTCTATGGCCTCTTCTCCTGCAAGTATATCTTCGACCTTGTTGATCTGCTTGGTGGTGAGGTTGCGGTTTAAGGGGAGACTATCAATTGAGGCAAGGTATCCCTTTTTATGGATCTGGATATGGCCAAGCATTGAATCGGTAATCTGACCAACCATCATCCCCTTAAATGAGCCGGAAACTGCAATAAACAAGAGCACAGCTACGACACCCAAAGAGATAAGCATAGAGGTTAAAAAGGTGCGCCGCTTATATCTTTTCAGATTGCGGTACGCAAGTTTTAAGATATTAAGCATGGTCTGCTCCTTTGATTGGCTGATTTTTATCAAGCTTACCGTCTTCAAGAGAGAAAGTTATTTCAACATTTTCAACGATTCTTGGATCATGGGTAGAAAATACAAAGGTGGTATTGAACTCATCGCGCATCTGTTTCATCAGATTAATAATCTTATTGGCCGTGACTCGATCCAGATTAGCCGTGGGTTCATCAGCCAGAACCAGCTTTGCATTGGTGACTAAAGCACGGGCCACTGCCACTCGCTGTTTCTGACCTCCTGATATCTGGCTGGGATATTTTGCTCCCTGGTCGGCCATACCGACAGCATCCAACATCTCCTGTACACGTTTACGGCGTTTGTCTTTGGGCCAGTCCTGCACCATCTGTAAAGGATACTCAACATTTTCAAAAACAGTAAGAACTGGGATCAGATTGAAATCCTGAAAAACAAACCCGATATGTTCACCCCGAAAACGGGCCGCTTCTTTCCTGCTTAAATTGGTTATTTCCTGACCGGCAACCTCAAGAGTCCCACTGGTTGGAGGATCAAGGCAGCCAATCATATTCAGCAAGGTTGATTTACCGCTTCCAGAGGGGCCAATAAAGGATACAAAAGAAGCTGGTTCAATGGAAAAATCAACTCCTTGAATGGCCTTTACTGTTATGTCGCCAGCGACATAGGTTTTTTCTAGTTGTCTTGCTACAATTACGGACATTTTTTTATCTCCTGTTAATCAAAGGGATAACTTTAGCTATGTAAAAAAGAACACAACTCAGGCTATCCAGTAGTTTTATATGAACCCACAAAATGAAAAGGTTTGAATATAAATATATCAGGCATGGATCACTATCCAGATACTTGAAACAGTTTATTTGAGCATAATTCATGCCACCACTGACTTGTGCGGTGAAACTTTCACACAAGTCAGTAACATACTGAAATTACGAAAAAAATAATCCTTCCATGCGCCAGAGATGTCTATTCTCATTATTGATTCCCTGATGCCACGCATACATATTACCCAGTTGCCTTGCTCTAACCGGGTAATATATGCAAATGTCACATTCATTAACCCATCGA is drawn from Desulfobulbaceae bacterium and contains these coding sequences:
- a CDS encoding outer membrane lipoprotein-sorting protein, giving the protein MLKIFVQFRKPRTGILTFLIVSLCAAQAMALDGKAILQQVDKNLQPESYEMYRKLINIEPDGSQKEFVLYSVKKGQNKMVALFLSPASEKGRSTLRLDDNMWLYIPNVGKPIRITSLQSVVGGVFNNSDILRLDYSAEYEAVSVVEEGDEYLLELKAKSNSIAYDSLKMRVDKTAIVPTTIECFAASGMLIKTLYYKEPKDFGDGLNRPSVLETDSPLYKGYKSVMVYAKINKKELTDEVFSLNYLPRVDELR
- a CDS encoding ABC transporter permease gives rise to the protein MLNILKLAYRNLKRYKRRTFLTSMLISLGVVAVLLFIAVSGSFKGMMVGQITDSMLGHIQIHKKGYLASIDSLPLNRNLTTKQINKVEDILAGEEAIEAYSMRIKLGAMFSNFTETTNIRLNAVLPSEEMKAAPLLTERIIDGQKDGLIKPGEILVPELIANGLKVKVGDGIVLVANNRDGSVNGQNFVVSGILEGISGPGGRDGMIHIDDAKALLRIEGAEVSEIAIRLKDIAQLPKVFSRLKAQFEPILNIQDKPVFEIHTWEKLSPFFNIAKMIDLMTLFIKIMLVAIVLVSIMNVMIMAVYERINEIGTISAIGTQPAKILGLFVTEGFLLGVLGTGVGTLISLAAISIMNVSQISFDFGRQTGLLLSPTIAPSDVISVVLVVIGIAVLASLQPAYKAAKMDPITALRHV
- a CDS encoding ABC transporter ATP-binding protein, which produces MSVIVARQLEKTYVAGDITVKAIQGVDFSIEPASFVSFIGPSGSGKSTLLNMIGCLDPPTSGTLEVAGQEITNLSRKEAARFRGEHIGFVFQDFNLIPVLTVFENVEYPLQMVQDWPKDKRRKRVQEMLDAVGMADQGAKYPSQISGGQKQRVAVARALVTNAKLVLADEPTANLDRVTANKIINLMKQMRDEFNTTFVFSTHDPRIVENVEITFSLEDGKLDKNQPIKGADHA